A part of Gossypium hirsutum isolate 1008001.06 chromosome A07, Gossypium_hirsutum_v2.1, whole genome shotgun sequence genomic DNA contains:
- the LOC107930854 gene encoding casein kinase 1-like protein 3 isoform X1: protein MERFVGGKFKLGRKIGSGSFGEIYLAIHIDTFEIVAVKIENNKTKHPQLFYEAKLYNILQGGSGIPSIKWSGVDGEDNALVLDLLGPSLEDLFVYCGRKFSLKTVLMLADQMITRIEYVHSKGFLHRDIKPDNFLMGLGRKANQVYIIDFGLAKRYRDSTTNRHIPYRENKNLTGTARYASCNTHLGIEQSRRDDLESLGYVLLYFLRGSLPWQGLKAGTKKQKYDKICEKKVSTPIEVLCKSHPVELASCFHYCHSLTFDQRPDYGFLKRLFRDLFAREGYEFDYIFDWTIIKHQQAQKSRSQLRLSPVPGGSSSHPFPVDVNNHQGSSNPSYLTDITERTRSNNVSGPVEKNIFYPHTPSSSFAHASTSRRNGQKSTLPNETTNSGPGHGNKIGPSSSWISSLQRISSAK, encoded by the exons ATGGAACGATTCGTCGGCGGCAAATTCAAGCTCGGTCGCAAGATCGGCAGTGGTTCCTTCGGCGAAATTTATCTCG CTATACATATCGATACGTTTGAGATAGTCGCTGTTAAGATC GAGAACAATAAAACGAAGCATCCGCAACTGTTTTACGAAGCAAAACTGTACAATATTCTTCAAGGAGGAA GTGGAATTCCTAGCATAAAATGGTCAGGTGTAGACGGTGAAGATAATGCACTTGTTCTCGATTTGCTCGGACCGAGTTTGGAAGATCTTTTTGTGTATTGTGGAAGGAAATTTTCGCTGAAAACTGTCTTAATGTTGGCTGATCAAATG ATTACAAGAATTGAATATGTTCACTCTAAGGGATTTCTTCATAGAGATATAAAGCCTGATAACTTCCTCATGGGACTTGGTCGGAAAGCAAATCAAGTTTATATAATTGATTTTGGACTAGCAAAAAGATATCGAGATTCCACGACTAATCGCCATATTCCATACAG AGAGAACAAGAATTTAACGGGGACTGCACGTTATGCCAGTTGCAATACTCATCTTGGAATAG AGCAAAGTCGAAGGGATGATTTGGAATCACTTGGCTATGTACTTCTATATTTTCTTAGAGGAAG CCTTCCATGGCAAGGTTTGAAAGCTGGCACAAAGAAGCagaaatatgataaaatatgtgAGAAGAAGGTGTCCACTCCTATCGAG GTTCTTTGTAAGTCCCATCCAGTGGAACTTGCATCTTGCTTCCATTATTGCCATTCGTTGACATTTGATCAACGTCCTGATTATGGATTTTTGAAGCGTCTTTTCCGTGATTTGTTTGCTCGTGAAG GTTATGAGTTTGACTATATTTTTGATTGGACTATCATCAAGCACCAGCAAGCCCAGAAAAGTAGATCTCAGCTCAGATTGTCT CCAGTTCCTGGAGGTAGCAGCAGTCATCCTTTTCCAGTGGATGTGAACAATCATCAAG GAAGTTCTAATCCTTCTTACTTGACTGATATTACAGAGCGCACTAGATCAAACAATGTTTCGGGTCCTGTTGAGAAAAAT ATTTTTTACCCTCATACACCCTCATCTTCATTTGCACATGCCAGTACCTCAAGAAGAAATGGGCAGAAATCAACATTGCCCAATGAAACTACTAATTCTGGGCCTGGGCATGGAAACAAAATCGGTCCTTCCAGTAGTTGGATATCATCATTGCAGCGCATTTCATCTGCCAAATGA
- the LOC107930854 gene encoding casein kinase 1-like protein 3 isoform X3, whose translation MERFVGGKFKLGRKIGSGSFGEIYLAIHIDTFEIVAVKIENNKTKHPQLFYEAKLYNILQGGSGIPSIKWSGVDGEDNALVLDLLGPSLEDLFVYCGRKFSLKTVLMLADQMITRIEYVHSKGFLHRDIKPDNFLMGLGRKANQVYIIDFGLAKRYRDSTTNRHIPYRENKNLTGTARYASCNTHLGIEQSRRDDLESLGYVLLYFLRGSLPWQGLKAGTKKQKYDKICEKKVSTPIEVLCKSHPVELASCFHYCHSLTFDQRPDYGFLKRLFRDLFAREGYEFDYIFDWTIIKHQQAQKSRSQLRLSPVPGGSSSHPFPVDVNNHQGSSNPSYLTDITERTRSNNVSGPVEKNYLKKKWAEINIAQ comes from the exons ATGGAACGATTCGTCGGCGGCAAATTCAAGCTCGGTCGCAAGATCGGCAGTGGTTCCTTCGGCGAAATTTATCTCG CTATACATATCGATACGTTTGAGATAGTCGCTGTTAAGATC GAGAACAATAAAACGAAGCATCCGCAACTGTTTTACGAAGCAAAACTGTACAATATTCTTCAAGGAGGAA GTGGAATTCCTAGCATAAAATGGTCAGGTGTAGACGGTGAAGATAATGCACTTGTTCTCGATTTGCTCGGACCGAGTTTGGAAGATCTTTTTGTGTATTGTGGAAGGAAATTTTCGCTGAAAACTGTCTTAATGTTGGCTGATCAAATG ATTACAAGAATTGAATATGTTCACTCTAAGGGATTTCTTCATAGAGATATAAAGCCTGATAACTTCCTCATGGGACTTGGTCGGAAAGCAAATCAAGTTTATATAATTGATTTTGGACTAGCAAAAAGATATCGAGATTCCACGACTAATCGCCATATTCCATACAG AGAGAACAAGAATTTAACGGGGACTGCACGTTATGCCAGTTGCAATACTCATCTTGGAATAG AGCAAAGTCGAAGGGATGATTTGGAATCACTTGGCTATGTACTTCTATATTTTCTTAGAGGAAG CCTTCCATGGCAAGGTTTGAAAGCTGGCACAAAGAAGCagaaatatgataaaatatgtgAGAAGAAGGTGTCCACTCCTATCGAG GTTCTTTGTAAGTCCCATCCAGTGGAACTTGCATCTTGCTTCCATTATTGCCATTCGTTGACATTTGATCAACGTCCTGATTATGGATTTTTGAAGCGTCTTTTCCGTGATTTGTTTGCTCGTGAAG GTTATGAGTTTGACTATATTTTTGATTGGACTATCATCAAGCACCAGCAAGCCCAGAAAAGTAGATCTCAGCTCAGATTGTCT CCAGTTCCTGGAGGTAGCAGCAGTCATCCTTTTCCAGTGGATGTGAACAATCATCAAG GAAGTTCTAATCCTTCTTACTTGACTGATATTACAGAGCGCACTAGATCAAACAATGTTTCGGGTCCTGTTGAGAAAAAT TACCTCAAGAAGAAATGGGCAGAAATCAACATTGCCCAATGA
- the LOC107930854 gene encoding casein kinase 1-like protein 3 isoform X2, whose product MERFVGGKFKLGRKIGSGSFGEIYLAIHIDTFEIVAVKIENNKTKHPQLFYEAKLYNILQGGSGIPSIKWSGVDGEDNALVLDLLGPSLEDLFVYCGRKFSLKTVLMLADQMITRIEYVHSKGFLHRDIKPDNFLMGLGRKANQVYIIDFGLAKRYRDSTTNRHIPYRENKNLTGTARYASCNTHLGIEQSRRDDLESLGYVLLYFLRGSLPWQGLKAGTKKQKYDKICEKKVSTPIEVLCKSHPVELASCFHYCHSLTFDQRPDYGFLKRLFRDLFAREGYEFDYIFDWTIIKHQQAQKSRSQLRLSPVPGGSSSHPFPVDVNNHQERTRSNNVSGPVEKNIFYPHTPSSSFAHASTSRRNGQKSTLPNETTNSGPGHGNKIGPSSSWISSLQRISSAK is encoded by the exons ATGGAACGATTCGTCGGCGGCAAATTCAAGCTCGGTCGCAAGATCGGCAGTGGTTCCTTCGGCGAAATTTATCTCG CTATACATATCGATACGTTTGAGATAGTCGCTGTTAAGATC GAGAACAATAAAACGAAGCATCCGCAACTGTTTTACGAAGCAAAACTGTACAATATTCTTCAAGGAGGAA GTGGAATTCCTAGCATAAAATGGTCAGGTGTAGACGGTGAAGATAATGCACTTGTTCTCGATTTGCTCGGACCGAGTTTGGAAGATCTTTTTGTGTATTGTGGAAGGAAATTTTCGCTGAAAACTGTCTTAATGTTGGCTGATCAAATG ATTACAAGAATTGAATATGTTCACTCTAAGGGATTTCTTCATAGAGATATAAAGCCTGATAACTTCCTCATGGGACTTGGTCGGAAAGCAAATCAAGTTTATATAATTGATTTTGGACTAGCAAAAAGATATCGAGATTCCACGACTAATCGCCATATTCCATACAG AGAGAACAAGAATTTAACGGGGACTGCACGTTATGCCAGTTGCAATACTCATCTTGGAATAG AGCAAAGTCGAAGGGATGATTTGGAATCACTTGGCTATGTACTTCTATATTTTCTTAGAGGAAG CCTTCCATGGCAAGGTTTGAAAGCTGGCACAAAGAAGCagaaatatgataaaatatgtgAGAAGAAGGTGTCCACTCCTATCGAG GTTCTTTGTAAGTCCCATCCAGTGGAACTTGCATCTTGCTTCCATTATTGCCATTCGTTGACATTTGATCAACGTCCTGATTATGGATTTTTGAAGCGTCTTTTCCGTGATTTGTTTGCTCGTGAAG GTTATGAGTTTGACTATATTTTTGATTGGACTATCATCAAGCACCAGCAAGCCCAGAAAAGTAGATCTCAGCTCAGATTGTCT CCAGTTCCTGGAGGTAGCAGCAGTCATCCTTTTCCAGTGGATGTGAACAATCATCAAG AGCGCACTAGATCAAACAATGTTTCGGGTCCTGTTGAGAAAAAT ATTTTTTACCCTCATACACCCTCATCTTCATTTGCACATGCCAGTACCTCAAGAAGAAATGGGCAGAAATCAACATTGCCCAATGAAACTACTAATTCTGGGCCTGGGCATGGAAACAAAATCGGTCCTTCCAGTAGTTGGATATCATCATTGCAGCGCATTTCATCTGCCAAATGA
- the LOC107930854 gene encoding casein kinase 1-like protein 3 isoform X4, with product MERFVGGKFKLGRKIGSGSFGEIYLAIHIDTFEIVAVKIENNKTKHPQLFYEAKLYNILQGGSGIPSIKWSGVDGEDNALVLDLLGPSLEDLFVYCGRKFSLKTVLMLADQMITRIEYVHSKGFLHRDIKPDNFLMGLGRKANQVYIIDFGLAKRYRDSTTNRHIPYRENKNLTGTARYASCNTHLGIEQSRRDDLESLGYVLLYFLRGSLPWQGLKAGTKKQKYDKICEKKVSTPIEVLCKSHPVELASCFHYCHSLTFDQRPDYGFLKRLFRDLFAREGYEFDYIFDWTIIKHQQAQKSRSQLRLSPVPGGSSSHPFPVDVNNHQERTRSNNVSGPVEKNYLKKKWAEINIAQ from the exons ATGGAACGATTCGTCGGCGGCAAATTCAAGCTCGGTCGCAAGATCGGCAGTGGTTCCTTCGGCGAAATTTATCTCG CTATACATATCGATACGTTTGAGATAGTCGCTGTTAAGATC GAGAACAATAAAACGAAGCATCCGCAACTGTTTTACGAAGCAAAACTGTACAATATTCTTCAAGGAGGAA GTGGAATTCCTAGCATAAAATGGTCAGGTGTAGACGGTGAAGATAATGCACTTGTTCTCGATTTGCTCGGACCGAGTTTGGAAGATCTTTTTGTGTATTGTGGAAGGAAATTTTCGCTGAAAACTGTCTTAATGTTGGCTGATCAAATG ATTACAAGAATTGAATATGTTCACTCTAAGGGATTTCTTCATAGAGATATAAAGCCTGATAACTTCCTCATGGGACTTGGTCGGAAAGCAAATCAAGTTTATATAATTGATTTTGGACTAGCAAAAAGATATCGAGATTCCACGACTAATCGCCATATTCCATACAG AGAGAACAAGAATTTAACGGGGACTGCACGTTATGCCAGTTGCAATACTCATCTTGGAATAG AGCAAAGTCGAAGGGATGATTTGGAATCACTTGGCTATGTACTTCTATATTTTCTTAGAGGAAG CCTTCCATGGCAAGGTTTGAAAGCTGGCACAAAGAAGCagaaatatgataaaatatgtgAGAAGAAGGTGTCCACTCCTATCGAG GTTCTTTGTAAGTCCCATCCAGTGGAACTTGCATCTTGCTTCCATTATTGCCATTCGTTGACATTTGATCAACGTCCTGATTATGGATTTTTGAAGCGTCTTTTCCGTGATTTGTTTGCTCGTGAAG GTTATGAGTTTGACTATATTTTTGATTGGACTATCATCAAGCACCAGCAAGCCCAGAAAAGTAGATCTCAGCTCAGATTGTCT CCAGTTCCTGGAGGTAGCAGCAGTCATCCTTTTCCAGTGGATGTGAACAATCATCAAG AGCGCACTAGATCAAACAATGTTTCGGGTCCTGTTGAGAAAAAT TACCTCAAGAAGAAATGGGCAGAAATCAACATTGCCCAATGA